From a single Miscanthus floridulus cultivar M001 chromosome 8, ASM1932011v1, whole genome shotgun sequence genomic region:
- the LOC136473582 gene encoding uncharacterized protein yields the protein MDQMQRHADRGHGGDAPANAHALQAGPDKNRQQEQQPPSSLNPTAARLLREAIVSQPDGEKQAAATGSSDILAFARSVDRVGSPLE from the coding sequence ATGGACCAAATGCAGCGGCATGCCGACCGCGGCCACGGCGGCGACGCGCCGGCGAACGCCCACGCCCTACAGGCCGGTCCAGACAAGAACCGGCAGCAGGAGCAGCAGCCGCCTTCTTCGTTGAACCCGACGGCGGCGAGGCTCCTCCGCGAGGCCATCGTCTCCCAGCCGGACGGCGAGAAGCAGGCGGCCGCGACGGGCTCCTCGGACATCCTGGCCTTCGCGCGCTCCGTCGACCGGGTGGGCTCGCCTCTCGAGTAG